ttgagtcgcCAACCagtcacaaacatgttttcaaaaacatttgaaattcaattcgaaaattgacattgtttattatataatttttgtaattaaattGATTACATACAACATTttgttccaactcttcaatcctaaTGCTGCAGAGATGTTCACATTAACCATGACGATGGTAAATCGATTGATAAGATAAATACTTGGCTAGCtgatcctttcttagtggaagtCTACTTAAGCAAACCTACATGacaatcattataataatatgtcagtcTGCGAATTCTgcttttatacagggtgtaaccgaaacgctagcaaaaacttagcgttattgttatactacctaaacacaatccaataccaataactgtttgcctcattttttagttttagtgattcattggggccgattctctagtacacaatctctaaactaaactaaattaacaggtctaaatctagtgctttccttttccgcaagcaacattatgaaagggatagcaatagatttagacgtgatattttagtttagtttagagattgtgtacaaaggaattagccacaatatttttCAACTCTGCAATATGTAGCGTGCAAAACTACGACGTGGCCTACTTACGCCACGTTCGTTGACATCTAGcctcagtcagatgttttatttgcaatatatcgtgaactttaaaagttcactaaaaaaaatttagattttagattttttttagatttatttcgcgttttttttggcgttatcatatcagtaaacATCAATAGtaccacctgtcttcgtttttctaGCGTTCTGGCTACACCTTGTATAcaagtatatatatatgtatagtgtatgtatatagattaatatttatacagcAGTACAACAAGATAGTAGATGCAAAGTATTGGGATGCGCAGAGACTAGGCATTTGTTTACTTACGGATAAAATCGACTATCACATGTAATTTCAACATATTTATCAAGAGTTGTATGTATGGAATTGGTAAGAAAAATACGTGTCGAACTGAGAACCACCTTTTTTGGGTTTGCTACACATGATAAATATTCCGGCGCTTCTCCTGCTTgggcatcactacccatattataaaactagcttatgctcgggacttcgcgtggactacacaaatttcaaacccctatttcaccaccttaggtgttgaattttcaaaaatcctttcttagcggatgcctacgtcataatagctatctgcatgccaaatatcagcccgatctgtccagtagtttgagctgtgcgttgatagatcagtcagtcagtcagtcagttagtcaccttttcctttttagataatgcgaaagtggttttatttgtttgtttattcttcaatcacgtcgcaacggagcaacggatcgccgtgatttttaacattgatatattttaaaacctggagagtgacataggctactatttatacaataaaatcaaagagttcctatgggattttttaaaacaaatctacgcgtttgaagtcacgagcatcggCTAgttatttgtttgtccttcaatcacgtcgcaatggagcagattgacttgattttttgcatggatatagttaaagacctggagagtgaaatcgATACTTTTTACCCCAGACAATCATTGAGGTccccccacgggattttcaaaacctaaatccacgcggacgacgctAGTTTTAGCACAAATGCTTGAATAGTGGAGGCGCTGGAATAGATACCTTTAGGTATACATACCtagtgatgtgtggcacaataattaataaacactttttttctttttttttgggagttataaaaaaaaactgttgatTTCAGCTCTTTTCCACAACAATTGCATGTATCTAGCACATAACCTGCAGACCTTGGGCGACAAATGGTTAACCTTGATGGAAGGCCGCGAGCTGGACTATGCTATTGGCTTTGTGGACTTGGTGCAGAAGATCAGAGAACTCGGCTACAAGCATCTCACTATACACATGCAGCAACAGCGGAAACAGATACTTGACAATATACGCTCTTCAGGTAACTATCATCTTTTATCATGCAtgctagatggcgctgtatgtAGCTTAATCTCGCTAGAAAGGTTTTCAATTTTTActcatactataaatgcgaaagtatatttgcttattggtttatccttgattgaaggacacaccacGGTTTGGTTTATTTAATACAATGCCTATTGTGCCTCAAAATTTTCGGCACGAGTCATTACGTTTTTGTCTTTGACATCTTCAAAAAAGAACTCTCTCTGGGATCTTGTTAAAGTCTAGTGTTgccattttaataattttaaagttttaaacgcCGCTCTTTCAAggtagcccgctaccatcttagtttgcatcaccacttaccatcaggtgagatgtagtcaagggctaacttgtgatggaaaaaaagtgtcaataaatgtgtttttatttatttcagactTAAACTGTATCGTAGTGAAAGACGTACTGGGTGACAACGCAGAAGCGGCAGTGAGACAGTGTCTGAGGCAACTTCAACTTTTGAAGAACGTGTGGATCGGCGTCTTTCCTTCCAACGTCTTTACTAAGTGAGTCAAAAGATAAGAAGAATTAGAACTACCAGCCAGCAAATCCTCAGTTCTCAGAGTACtgcatttttgatttttttgcagTTCTTAAAAGGTCATCAGATTCACATTGAAACGGTATCCAcccacgtttttagggttccgtacctcaaaaggaaaaacggaacccttatcacttagttgtctggtctgtctgtcaagaaacctacagggtacttcccgttgacctagaatcatgaaatttggcaggtaggtaggtcttacagcagacatttggggaaaaatctaaaaaccgtgaatttgtggttacatcaccaaaaaaattaagttgtggttttaaactaataattagtattttcaattttcgaagtaaaataactatatcaagtggggtatcatatgaaagggcttcaccagtgtaatctaaaacagatttttatttatttttatgcatcatagtttttgaattatcgtgcaaaatatcgaaaaaatacgactgtaagtaatatggaaccctcgttgcgcgagcctgactcgcacttggccgggttttttaaataagtaaatgatTGAAAATTTCTTGGACAATTTCAGGCTAATAGCAACACTGGTGAACATGTTCGTGGACGAACTGATACACAGAGTATGCACGGTGGAGGACATTTCCATGGAGATGGCAACACAGCTCACTGACATGTACACACTCGTCGTTCAGAAAGCGCCGCAGCTCTTTACTGTGAGTAATCATCttaacccattgccggcccactaccgagcataggtctcctctcagaatgagaagggtttaacaAACAAACATCACACAAACATCTTATGAAATCCtattatcttttaatttttttcagacCCCAACAGATGTGGACAAATACGTCAAATCCTGGATCAAACTGCAGGAGTTGATCTTCGTCCTCGGTGGTTCGTTGAAAGACATCGAGAACCACTGGAGCGACGGCACCGGCCCTCTGGCGGTACACTTCGAGGTCGACGAACTCCGCAGTCTCATCAAAGCCCTGTTCCAAAATACGCAGTTTCGCGCCAATTTGCTGTCAAAGATAAAATAACTTGTTTTATCTGTAGTCAttactattaataaataaatataacgtTATGTGTATGGTTTTGGTGGTTTTATTTCTCCTTTATCGAGGCATTTTTGAGTCAAAACAAAAGGTTTTCTGAAGTCTGCTATAACCAAATGAAGCCACTGCAGTGATGCATAACGACTACAGAATTACAAGgatatttaaatttaactaagctactataatataatatggtctATTCTAAAATACGCAGTTTTACGCCAATATTAAAGGTTCCTTATCTCCAGACAGAAAAGGAACccaaggatcacttcgttgtctgtgtcTGTTGTGTTAGTCAAGACAAGACTCacgacccgtcaagggaatccaaacctatatggtacttccAATGGTCTAGAGGCTAGATGGcaatgtacggaaccctttgtgtgcgagtcagactcgcacttgattgtttttttttatatcttccGTCTTCTATTTTTGTTAAACAAAAAGGTTTCACAGGTTCGAATAATCATTTCCAAACACATTTGACATGTGATGAATGACATTACGAGTGTTACGAACTACGATTTGTTTGTGTTTGTGatttgtgaaaaaaataatatgaaatactaATAATTCCCGGCTTTAGTTAGAAAACAAAGAGAAAACTGGAAAGTCTTTATTGAAAAATGAATGCGCTTAAATTGTTTGTGCGGCGGCGAAGTCTTGCGATCTTGTTAACTCGATCGGTTACAACTAAGAAGAAAATGCACGACCCGAATGAAGAGGAACAGCTCCcaagtaaaaatataacttaTTGGATATTCATTCATAAGATTTAATCATCTTGAAATGTTTTATGAATCGTATAAAACAATAAGCAAGGTGCTTTAAAACCTAACCTATAAACaatgtttatttacttaattatagcAAACCTTTTGTCTTGTGGCTGCGCATGGATATAtagttctttctttctttcttcattctgggctggtttccgcacttaaacgtttccgtctgttgtgcgtgcatcgcccctccccgccgaagtcttcactccagccatccaagctccaTAGGATATATAGTTATACTGTTCTTACGTACAGCACGCAAAGCGAATTGTTGGTGACAAACCATTCGCGCGGCAATAGAATGAACCATTTTGCAGGCATGATATGGACTCACAAACATTAGCATAAGATTAGGTACTCCTAAATGTATTTTGTTAATGTCAATAGTTTAATTTAACAATAGGTAAATCAAAGTGATGCTGTGGCGATTACAATGTTGTATTGTTGTTTTGAATTTCTTGCCAACTCTTCTCAATAGAAGCTGCTTTCCAAACGTATGGTAATTCTTGACATTATCATAAGTGacaaataggtcctacatgaaataaaatgatatgaatttgaatatttttctAGTATTCCAGTATCCAGTGAGCAAAAGCACAGACAGAAGAGTATATGTATGGGGCCTAGCAGAGACAGGTGCTCTTGGTGTACACTTACCTAGAGGCAAGAAGTCTGGCAAGAAAGCTTACAGGAACAACTTCAATTTGGTCTGGCATCCCATGAGGTCCAGTTTCTGTGAGAGATTTGATGTAAGCCATgtttaatctatactaatactaataaataaaaattgaagtgtctgtatgtttgaacaGTTTacttaccaagtaaagactttttgaactcgagatgctgtaaggaattgtaTTGCAAttgccacaggatttttaaaaatcatgcgtttacatgtttttacgaaatttggtactgcatCCTTGCATCTCCGTGCTACTATgggtaggctactttttgttctggaaaatcaaaagttcccacaggtttttaaaaacctgaatccaagcgggcggatcagctagtatataaataattttgttgaaTCCTTCTGAGGCAAGAAAGCTTATAGGAACAAGTTCAATTTGGGCTGGCATCCCAAGAAGTCCAGCTTCTGTGAGAGATTTGATGTAAACCATGTTTAATATACAAAATATGATACTGAAATATTTACTATCAATGAAAATCCGACCAAGTGCGATTTAAACTCGCGcgttgagggttccgtacctactacaatcgtactttatcaacattttgcaggaCAAATCAAACACTACTatggctaaaaataaataaaaatcagttttagaatgtacaagtaaagccctttcatttatgataccccacttggtatagcaatcttactttgaaagtcgaaaatagcaatatttgttcatgaatacattttaattttttcttgtgatgtaaccctaaattcacggttttcagtttttccccttatgtctgctgtaagacctacctacctgccaaatttcatgattctaagtcaacgggaagtaccctgtaggtttcttgacaagacagataacaaagtgatcctataagggttctgtttttccttttgaggtacagaaccctaaaaagtactcAAATATGCATTAATGCTATGAAAATAGTGATTTATGCAAACATGCAAATGCATTATGATGTTTATTGATCATACTTTTCTACATACCATGTGGACAAGTTTCTAGCTTGCTCTGATATTTAATCTTAATTTTCCAGGTAACAAACATAGCCTGTGGCTACGGCTTCACAGTGGCGGCAGTGAAGACCACTGAACAGCACAAGGTGTTTGGCATGGGCATCAACACTGACTCACAGATTGGGTACCATGCCCCTAGGATCGGACATCCCCTAGAAATGCTGCTCAGTCCTGCACCTATTTATATTCCTTACACTTCGTTGGAAACTAAGGTAAAAGTGCCAAAATATGCCTGCGATTTCTTTAATGTGGATTAAGGTTTATaaaatcactagctgatgctcgcgacttcgtccgcgtggatttacgtttttcaaaatcccacgggaactctttgattttccaggataaaaagtagcctatgtgttaatccagggtataatctagcTTCATTCCGAATTTTAGCCAAATACGTCCAGTATTTTTTGCAtgtttgagtaacaaacatattatatccacactttcacatttataatattattaagattagGATAGCACtatccatcactacccatattataaatgcgaaagtgtgtttgttggtttattggtttgacctttaatcacgctgcaacagagcaacacaactgatcaacatgattttttgtatgtaatTAACAGCTTAATTAACTAAATAGTCTTAAGATTAAATAATAGCTTAAAGTTAATAAAAGgttttcactctccaggtctactATGTCTAGTTTtctaaatatgataaaaaagaAATTGTATTAATTTTGTAGATAACAGCCCTTGCAGCAGGGCGAGCACATACACTCATACTAACAGATAATGAGGGAGTGTACACTCTGGGTAACAATGCATACGGCCAGTGCGGGAGGAAGATAAACCCTACCGAGGAGTATAGGGGCAGTATGGCCTCACATAACATCAAGAGGCTGGGGAAGGAGAAAATTGTTGATGTATGTTGTGGACAAGATCATAGGTAAGtagttcttctttcttcttcttagaGCAGATCCTTGAATTCCCTGTATcatcaatataaatgacaagatatggtcaagcgaacaaaacttttcagtTTTGGAACTAAATGAATCTGCACAAATCCAGACgacactgaggttgcattggtgctcaATCACCACTgggtcggtgccattttgtttgttcaatggccctgtccatacgaagtaatatataagtactGTATCACTTTGACTGCCCCCCATCCATTGTGATTGCACCAATGTGAGAGTGGCCGCCAGGTACAGCAGCACTTAATATCGTGAACTGTGGCGCTGCTGCCTCCACTTGTTTCTCGCTAATTCTAGGTGATCAGACAAGACGTAAGTACGTACCTAAAAATGTGAATAATAACTACCAACTTCTACACCTATGTATcttcataataatttcaaatgtctTTAGTTTGTGTAAAAAATTGATTGTTTTTGCCAAAAATAATGTAATACCTAACGTTTATATTTGCATTATTAAAACATTGTCCATCTCATTCTTGAATCTTCCTCCGTAAATATTAATTGGAACCGCATGCGCTCACGCTCAACTTAGAGCAaccatggagagcactcttaaaGCTGCTTTTTTCGATTCCTTTGTTTATTGGTACTTTACTCAAATTCCAATGTTTTCGGTCTTGTACtcgaagtaaaaaaaaatttgaaagttagaaaattttcctttttacacacaaaatacctaaatatttccTAATCATCAGTAAAACGAATCAATATAAAAATGTTGCAGTCTTTTCATCACAGAGTCGGGTAAAGTGTTCGCCTGCGGCTGGGGCGCGGACGGCCAGACCGGGCTAGGGCTGTACGCCAACCAGGGGCACCCCGCGTCCGTCAAAGGGGACATCACCAGCGAGAAGATTGTCAAGGTGGCGTCTACCGCCGACTGTGTGCTAGCTTTAAATGGTAAGGATTCTCTACATAGATAAAGTTCATAAATTAAAACCAGACCTTAAAAACACCATTACAGATGGACAgtttatatttagatgtagCTATCTTATCGCATTTTTGTCatatccgccatattgaatttgtCATGACGTCATCTCGCGAAACGCTAAAACAAAGCTAACAACACTTTATTTGTCAAAATCAGAAGATTACACAAATCTCACTTCGCAAAGACGCGACTGTAGTTAcaggttccaaggtgctggaatggcgacctcgcactggaagacgcagtgttggaatggactaggtggacggacgacctcagacgagtcgcagagagccgctggattcaggcggcgtaagaccgtggcgtgtggaagtccctacaagagacctgtgtcaagcagtggacatctatccgttgatgatgatgatgatgaccttttTGTGATTCTCATAATATTGTTGTTGTTATATTGTTCAGACAATGGCGAACTCTTCGGCTGGGGCAACTCGGAATACGGCCAAGTGCCCATGATGAGCAACCAGCAACAAGTGAACATGTCCTATTCACTGCTTAGCTTCACGAAGGGCTTGGGCAAGATTGTGGACGTAGCTGCCGGGGGATCATTCTGTCTTATTTGTAATggtaagtatagtccgtaactcctcacgcgccattttaacatgtgtcaactgtcatgtcaaaagtacggttaacctttaaaataaggactaaaattgtaaaCAGTCTAAGATTTTACCCGCACATTTTGACCGGCCAATCTCCTCtgtctccttcaagctacttgagactggcaaagtgcattgtgctgataTGGCACTGaaaaaagccatatattaagagaagaagaaggactaaaatcgtacttttgacatgaaatttgacacaaaaagttgaaatggcacgtgaggagttaaattttacgcgttataaattacatttttatacagggtgtaaccagaatgtgTAGCAAAAACATAGCCTTTTAGCTGTTtcaggtagtataataataacatagCGTTATTATTGCACTACCTGAAtacaatccaatgccaataaccTTATCTTgttgttttagtgatttagtattttttaactgGCTCTGGCTGgcaaaactcggggtcaatATCCcatctacgacgcggcattgaccccgagtgacctatctacgcaacgttcgttgacctctagcgtc
This genomic stretch from Maniola hyperantus chromosome 2, iAphHyp1.2, whole genome shotgun sequence harbors:
- the LOC117993763 gene encoding RCC1-like G exchanging factor-like protein; translated protein: MNALKLFVRRRSLAILLTRSVTTKKKMHDPNEEEQLPIFQYPVSKSTDRRVYVWGLAETGALGVHLPRGKKSGKKAYRNNFNLVWHPMRSSFCERFDVTNIACGYGFTVAAVKTTEQHKVFGMGINTDSQIGYHAPRIGHPLEMLLSPAPIYIPYTSLETKITALAAGRAHTLILTDNEGVYTLGNNAYGQCGRKINPTEEYRGSMASHNIKRLGKEKIVDVCCGQDHSLFITESGKVFACGWGADGQTGLGLYANQGHPASVKGDITSEKIVKVASTADCVLALNDNGELFGWGNSEYGQVPMMSNQQQVNMSYSLLSFTKGLGKIVDVAAGGSFCLICNEQGDVFVWGFGLLGLGPNVQHSTKPKQIPAPLFGRNEFNPESMITRVACGIGHLAAVTNNGDLYMWGRNRHGCLGLGHDKDQHFPLKIGIGAHVLSVNCSVDHTVAMCKPFT